In a genomic window of Wyeomyia smithii strain HCP4-BCI-WySm-NY-G18 chromosome 1, ASM2978416v1, whole genome shotgun sequence:
- the LOC129718843 gene encoding E3 ubiquitin-protein ligase HECW2 isoform X2: MGVITKTLSILYSILFENDIMSYIPVEARSPQGSPNHNNARVPQRAPPPFRRDFEAKLRTFYRKLESKGFGQGPHKLKLHIRRSHLLEDAFRRIMSANKKDLQRGRLAVLWDTEEGLDYGGPSREFFFLLSRELFNPYYGLFEYSANDTYTVQVSPLSAFVDNSHDWFRFSGRVLGLALVHQYLLDAFFTRPFYKALLRLPVALSDLESLDNEFHQSLQWIRDNDIGSGASLGLTFCVTEELLGRVVERELKPGGKNIPVTEKNKREYLERMVKWRLERGVQEQTESLVRGFYEVVDPRLVSVFDARELELVIAGTAEIDLNDWRINTEYRSGYHDGHQVIVWFWHVIEKFSNEQRLRLLQFVTGTSSIPYEGFAALRGSTGPRRFCIEKWGKPNALPRAHTCFNRLDLPPYPTPDVLYEKLLLAVEETNTFGIE; the protein is encoded by the exons ATGGGGGTCATCACGAAAACGCTTTCGATTCTGTACTCAAT cctttTCGAGAACGATATTATGAGCTACATCCCGGTGGAGGCTCGCAGTCCACAGGGATCACCGAATCATAACAATGCACGGGTTCCGCAGCGGGCTCCTCCACCTTTCCGGCGGGATTTCGAGGCAAAATTACGAACCTTCTACCGCAAGCTGGAGTCGAAAGGATTCGGCCAGGGACCGCATAAGTTGAA ATTACACATCCGCCGGTCTCACCTGTTGGAGGATGCCTTCCGGCGGATCATGTCCGCCAACAAGAAAGATCTTCAGCGAGGGCGGCTGGCCGTCCTGTGGGACACGGAGGAAGGACTCGATTATGGTGGTCCCTCGCGGGAGTTTTTCTTCCTGCTGTCCCGGGAGCTGTTCAATCCGTACTACGGTTTGTTCGAGTATTCAGCCAACGACACTTACACGGTGCAGGTTTCGCCGCTGTCCGCGTTTGTGGACAACAGCCATGATTG GTTTCGCTTCAGTGGACGCGTTTTAGGCCTTGCACTGGTGCACCAATATTTACTGGATGCCTTCTTCACTCGACCTTTCTATAAAGCGCTCCTACGGTTACCGGTGGCACTTAGCGACCTCGAGTCTTTAGACAACGAATTCCATCAATCGCTGCAGTGGATTCGGGATAATGATATCGGTTCTGGAGCGTCCCTAGGTCTTACCTTCTGTGTAACGGAGGAACTGTTGGGGAGAGTGGTAGAACGTGAACTGAAACCGGGTGGTAAAAATATTCCAGTGACTGAAAAAAACAAACGTGAATATTTGGAACGGATGGTCAAGTGGCGTCTGGAGCGTGGAGTGCAAGAGCAAACAGAATCGCTGGTACGGGGCTTCTATGAAGTCGTCGATCCACGATTGGTATCCGTATTCGATGCCCGTGAGCTGGAACTAGTGATTGCCGGAACGGCAGAGATTGATCTCAACGATTGGCGCATCAATACTGAATATCGGAGTGGTTATCACGACGGCCATCAGGTGATCGTTTGGTTTTGGCATGTGATAGAAAAGTTTTCCAATGAGCAGCGACTAAGGCTGCTGCAGTTCGTGACGGGAACGTCCAGTATTCCGTACGAAGGCTTTGCGGCCCTTCGCGGATCCACCGGTCCGCGGCGGTTTTGCATCGAAAAGTGGGGCAAACCGAACGCTCTCCCGAGGGCGCATACTTGCTTTAATCGATTGGATCTGCCGCCGTACCCGACGCCTGATGTTTTGTACGAAAAGCTTCTGCTAGCGGTAGAGGAGACGAATACGTTCGGAATTGAGTAG